The genomic DNA TCTAAACATCATGGTAAAAAATACCTGTCAGGCTGTGTGAGGCACTATCTGGTTTCAAATGACACACAGTGGAGCAAAGCTCCAAACCATTCAAGCCCTTATACATTTAAACAGCCCAGAATCAAATGTTTTTGACTCTACTGAAATGTACAAGGCATAATGTGAAACACACCCCACATATTATACATTCAAAGACTCACTGAAACGCAAGAGCTTTGCTAGATTGTCAGGCAAATATACGGTGCACAGGACCAGTTGCGAAATTTGGTGAGTGCAGCAGTAAGACCCGGAATAACTTATTGTAAGTAGAGCTTATAGTACATTCTATAAGCAGTTATAGAGAGGAACTGCAAGATTAAAATGTTGTAAGATGCCGATTATCAACAAAATGCATCGCTAGAAACAATGAATTGAAATCTTGTCTCTATCATCCatgaaattctgaaatgtaatgtacaaTAATCTTTTCCAGGGACGACTTGATTGTCTGGGAAATGAGCCACGATGCAGTAGACAAGTTTAAAGAGAAACAGGCAGGCAGTGGGCCTATGAGAGCATCAGACACGCAGACAGATTTGCAGGCAGAACAGACACGCTAATTAATAGTGCCACTTTCATTGTGCTACTGTGACGGCCTTATTGAACTTAAAGgatttaaaaagtgacaaatacatACGAACGGACTCTTATTTAGTAATCATAACTGCTGGTGGATGAGATTCGTGGGAACTGATTCCTATGTGTGTATACCTGCTGCATATATGTGCACATACATTTGTCTGTGACAGTTATTTGTGTGTCTTTTGGCAAGTGATTGTCTAATAACCTTATTCTTCAACATGACTTGGGTCCGATGTTTTCATAATAATCgcataataaaaataatctcattgtttttctctgtcttgCTTTCACAATATTTGTTAGAAAGGTGATTGTGAATTTAACCGCGTACGAGGTATTTATTCTGCAGCGTTCACATTGAAAACTGACCAAACTGTTTAAGGTTCTCTGCATATTAATATAATGAGTAAGGATTTTTTATTACATCACTGCTGTCCCTGGTAATGCACTTGTGACAAGCACAGACACTTCACATATTGTATAGAATTATAGTGCATTATTACAGCTTAGAGCTGGTTTCCCAAAACAATCTGAGAAATAAAATCACCTGCTCTTTTATATTGTACAAAGGGtaataatttacaaaaatgCATAATATTGTTGTTCAAATGTAAACACATCACAGATTTAAGGCCATATTTTATATGTTTTCGTCAGATTTGAATAACTTTTGGTCTAgaatttcatttaatatttccCGTGTGGACGTAAAAACCCCACATGGACTCAAGCTGTCAGATGCTTTTGGGAAACGTCAGCTTTCATCTGTATATTGTCTGCACCAGGACCCTCCAgtgtaaaattaaaaactttaaaagaccctcaacgGTATAAGGGTTACTGTATCCAGCAGGTTCAGTCTCTTCTGCTGAGGGCTCTGGAgaaaagagaggcagagaggtaGACGTGGTGCTACACAGCTTATTGGCGTGTCTGGTCTGCATATTGATGCTCCTTttccgtctctctttctccttcatttttcactttctctatctctctgggCAAAGGAAGtcaaacagaggaagagaggctACTGTTGCTACTTATGCACGACCAAAATTCTCCACTTTTCTCCTCCTTAGCCCCTGTTAGAGGCAGTTAGAGGAGGTGAGGCATGCTTGCAGACTCTCAGCGAGCTTTTACGATGCCATTACATCCAGTGGCTTCCTTGAGAAACTCCTGCTAGTCCCTCTTGTTGCTTTTCTCGGTCCTCTCCATCTTTCCTTTGGCAGAGTGAGTTTTTGTTAAGTGACAGAGAAGCAGGTAGAAGTCCATTCCTGTccgttctctctctccttcttttcaCACCACCGTCTCGTTACCTTTGCCTGGTTTGATCCAGCCCTCGCCCGGTGCCCTCTTGCCCCCTCGGCTCGCCCTGCTATCCCTGAGCAGGCGGGCAGAGCAGCGCTGCCAGGTGTGGAGGGTTTTTGCTGACCAGATCCACATGCCTGATGTGATGCCTACGAGCAGTGACATGAAGATTCGAAGCATCTCTGATGCCACGTATGAGTCCCGGGTGCTGGCCCTGAACTCCCCCCAGTGAGAGAGCTGGTAGAGGTAACAGCCAATGACGGTGGACGCCGGGACGGTGTAGAGAACAGAAAACACTCCGATCTTCACCATTAAACGCTCCAGCTTGTCTGTTTTGGCACCGTCCTTCTGCAGATTGGAGCGGATCTTGAAAAGAGCCACTAGGCCAGCACAGATAAACAGAGTGCCTGAGGTTCAGAAAGGGAAACGATAGTAATATAAGGACCATCAGATAGAGAAAACATAATGAATGTTGCATAAAGCAATAAAAGGATTATGTCAATGAATGAATGTGGCGTCTTAGTAGGATTGGGCATCAATAAacggttccaacttggaatagtttcaaaaattacaattccaatggaatcaggttttttttttatttgtggaaTTGTTTTgaaaattttgtttttaatccaaTCGGCGGTTCCAAATTTTACAcacgcaagttttggtttccatagTTGCCACCATACTTCCAGGCACTTGTTGttttgcagccatggagcacagtaagcgttGCTCGcatgtggctttattttacgttgaaaaaaagccaggtaaaactgtaaatcaccaatgaatcaaaataatatgttcctcttatctgtgaaagaagcatgtgacccgtttcaactccaccccttaAAAAATTGGAATCGAGAATccataagaaccggaatcgaaaggaagaatcaggATTGGAATcaaaattgttaaaatcaaaacgatgcccaaccctaagtCTGAGTGTATAAAATATAGGCACAAGCAGTTTTACTAGAAAGAGAAAATCCCATTCATCGATCAACTAATTGCACTATCCTGTTGTAAGGAATTACCTATTAGAAGGTATGTGGCAAGTGGTGCTACCACAAAGCCTGTGAGTGCCTCCTGCTGCTGGTTGCCAACATAGCAGAGTCCAGTTAGGTCGTCTGCATCGACCAGTCGCATAATGAGGATGACGATAGTTTTAACGGCCGGGATGGCCCAGGCTGCTATGTGAAAGTAAGAGCTGTGCATTTCAATAGCCTCATGGCCCCACTTCAGTCCAGCAGCCAAGAACCAAGTGAGGGTCAGGATCACCcacctgaaagagagagagagagagcaagaagaGTGAGAGAAGAGGCAAAACACTGCTCATATGTTCAGTTATCAGATTGCCTTTCTGATCTGGCATTCATTTTTCGTAGTGAATAGCAATCACATGTTTCCTGAAAACAAGGCTGAGGCACCATCGGGCTGCTGTTTACTGCTAGAGTTGCTCGAAACTTAACTTTGCCCTCTATGTAACTTTTCTTACAAGAATCCCTCTGTTGTAATTAGCTCATCATGAGATAGTAATGAGTTACATAACAGAGGGTTAAGATCATGTTTTCGGAGAGTGAAGTCCTTGGGCTTTTCAGTCTGCTGCTcttaaaaaagcaaagagtgaAGTCTAACAGGAAAACAAGGGCAAATGAGGGCAAAgtgaaaaggaagaaaagagcTGTGACAGCAGTGTGCTTCCACTGCAACTGAAGTGCAGCATGCACTCAAAAAGTggcatttttacaaaagctgccTTTGTATGTGGAAATGAATCCATCTAGTACAGAGGTTATGAGACAGGATAGTTAGACTTTAAAGAAAACAGGATGCATGTCTTGTGTTCCAATTGTTCCCCCAAAGTCCATTCACAACGGCTGATGACAATGGGACAAAGACATGAAACATTGATATGATAAAAAGTGTGCGCCTGCGTTTGTTTGTACGAACCAGAGTGAGGAAGCCATGCCAAAGAAGTAGAGCAGGAGGAAGACTATGGCACAGCCGGTGCTCTTTAACCCTTCTTGTACTAGAATTGGTACTGCGGTGGCATCTATGTCACAGGAAACACGCTCCCTGCCCAGAGTCAAACGTACCTGCAGGAAAGGACAGAAAGTGGCagggggaagaaaaaaaggattttttattaataaaagaaaaagacattaAGTCACATAATCTGTCATTCTCATTAAACCAGACTGAAAATGTGACTTTTCCATTTCAGTATACAAATATACAACATAATATTCACAAAATATTCTATTTTAaactatgttttatttattgtttttattttactgatttttttatgtttttttctttattctccCCAAACAAATGAACTTCAAAAGGAAAGTGTAATACTGAATCTCCCACTTACCAGGTAGGCAACGCTGTACAGATTACAGCACATAGATAGGAAGATGATGGGCCTCTCAGGGTAGGAGAAGCGCTGTGAATCCAAAAGAAAGGTCAGGACGGTCAGAGTGGTCGACAGGAAGCACAGCACGGCCCACACCGCCATCCACGCGTCTGTGAAGACTTTGGCCCCTCGTCGGTAGAGCCCACTGTCGTAGCCACACTGGAGAGTACAGGTTTCGGTCTGTTTTAACCAAGTATACTGGTCAGGTTCAGATCCCAGTGCCTGACACTCCTCCTGGTGGGGAGGATGGCGGACAGGCTGATAGGGCGGGTCTTCGTCCCCCGGGCCCTCCATGCACATATGGTTGTGGTCGTTTTGAGGTGGGAAGAGGCTGCAATTGAGCACCTGGAGAAGAGACATGATGGGAAATGGCGTTGTGGTAGCTTATAATGGCTGCGATACATCCTTTTAATATATTGTGCTCATTTACATAACACTTTTTCCTAAAAGAGAGTCCTTTGTCTTAAGACTTTTGGTTTCGAATATACTGTTTTTCCAATTCACTCAACCACATCCTAAAGTTATATACATGCACGTGATGATGTGACTCACCTCGGGCCATATAAAGCCAAACTCGTGGAGCACCGGGAGGCATTTTCTCTTGACGGACAGACACATGCTACCACACGGACCAATGGGGATAGGAACCTTGTCTGTGCACATTGGCACATAGACTGAGCACAGGAAGAACTGGAGAAAAATAGAGATAAAAGataacaaattgaacattttgCTCTCAGTACGTTTTACAACATCATGCCATGTATGTATTCTTTAATGAGATTTAATAGCATACAGTGAAGAGTGAGTGCAGAGCAAAAATTATTAAATGAGCTTAGACTGATGATACTGcagatgtgttgtgtgtgtatatattcatgtaagagctattctattttttatggagagaaaaaaagaacaaaaacatatttaggAGTGAAGCAAGAGTGAAAAATGACTATATACCAAACTCAACAATTCAGGTGAAAAGTGCAGTAAGAATGCAACTGTAATTAATTATTGTGTCATATTTCAGTGCACTGCTTTTTAGACTTTGATCCAGTGAAGTAAAAGCAAACTGTGAGGCAGAAGGTAAATCATCTAAAGAAGTGGAAAGTGAGTACCCTGTGGGCCAATCTTTCTATATATTACAACAGGATTACACCTTGTACTCCCACATGTGGATCCTCCATCTACTTGCATATACCACTCACTATCCTGCTGCTTTCTCTGCCTTTACTTTCAATATATTGCATCACCTCTTCTAATGTTGGGTTTCTTTTCACTTCTAATAAGAAACGCCACGACTTGGGTCAAGACTCTAACACTAACCTGCTCCAAGGTTGCACACACAACTCTACGTCTTTAAAAACAATCTGTGGACTTGACAACACTGAGGGCATGTGCCATGTAATGCTCTATAATCCCCCCTAATCCAAGGCTCAGTTTTCTCTGTCCCATGGCAATGGTTTTGAAATAGATATCCATGTCAGAGGTTATAAAGATAGTGAACAGTCTGAAGTCACATTTGACTCTTTGAGGGGGCAAAGATGTGAAGGATAAGTACTCTGGGGTTATAAAAGGTTGCAATTTTAGGTGATTTCATGCCTTCACAATACGGATGCACAATATATCgggtttttttaatcatcatcGCGATACCAACTGGCACAATGACCATATCGCGAAAGGCTACGAAATATCGCGAAAAACACAGATAGAGTGTTAGATGAAGTTagatgaaagaaaatatcagaaaCTGCAtcaaaactgcactttaaaatgtatccgtcattctttttttagtgaactgtcactttttttagtgtaggcttttatattcaattcaatgttcaataaaagaatgttggaaataatTTCCTTTCATTCAACAAGcaagcagaaaggcagaactgagtgcactttaatatctgtttatttatcgcaaatGATATCGTTAACAacattattgcatattttcctcgcGCAGCGCTACTTCACAGTGAATTGTGTTTGAAGCTGGAGTGTGAAAAAGCAGCAGGCTTGTGATATGAAAATACACAGAAGTTTCACTTCAGGTAAAGGAATCAAACACACTCCATAGTTTTGGATGGGGTGATAGCAGACATAACTACTTGTTAAAGTAGAGGGGTTGCTACCATTTTTCATTTCAGAAATACCTAAATATTTAACTGCCCATAATGATAACAAATTGTTTTGGGCTTGCAGCCTTGATTCAGTGATAGCTTGAAATCAGCCCTTGAATGGAGCCCAAATTAAATCCAAGAAGGATTGggaaataaatacacacatacacattatacTTTAACTCTCTTTTCTCTGAGAATTTATTTGCTAAGTAAACATAAAATGTGTGACTCTGTGCACCACATTAATCTTATGCAATAAAACTTACAATGATGAATAATTTGTataaggataaaaaaaataaaaataggcaGGCTAATCATGTTTCTACATTCGCATTATGAGTGTAAATCATATTAGAATGACCCCTCACTGTGTTACTAAAGTATGTGATCTGTTCGGAGTTTCGGAGTCAGAGAGAAGAACCTGTAAAGTGAATTTGTTACACTGTTCTCTGATCAGTATCTGGGTTGCGTAGCAGCTTTATATCTGCAGATAGAACAGATTGGCTGATCTGAAGACGGTATTAAGTTTCTCACTGCAAATAGAGAATCTTTCTTCTCAAACTGAACCAGTTGTCCTGAGTAATTTGCTGTTCGATTATACAATTTTAAAGGTTAACAATATAACAAAGATGCCCTATGTGTGAGTAGAGGTTTTGTTTTATGTGATTGTACATgattcaataaaaataaaataaaaagtacattaaagcagaaaattattattattattattattattaaactagATACAATACCATTCTGGATATTTCTCACAGTGAATTATACCAACGACAGTAATATAACACATTCTGGGTGTTTTCCCCCCGACGGTTGGTAACCTTAGGCTGTCCCTTGGCTGCTAAAAACTGCTCCGGTTACTTGTCAGGAAGCCTCCCATTAGAGCAAATGCTAGGAGATACGGTttcccctttcctctctctttagcGCGCCTGTGTGTGTTGAAGAGAGAGGGGGCGGTGGTAGGGGGGGCAGCTAATTTTACAGAACAATTTTCAGTTGGAGGAGGACAGTTTGGTTTTATGCTGCAGTTCCTCTTAGTTCTGTCTGGCTGTCTCACACATGGACACAAATCTCTCTTAAGCACTCATTAATTTGCCATGTCAACATATTTTTACCCCTATTCCCAAACACCTGTACACGAAACAAATCACTGAAAAAGAGTAATACAATTAGTAGGTAGAAAGCACACACATATCCAGACAGGATAGTGgacactttttaaaataataacacaaagGAGCATCTGGGAAACTGTTTTCATGTCTATGTATTCAGATGTCTAGGTACTGTATGTTCGCGTGGGAGAAATGGCATATCCAAATAAAGAGATGTAATACAtgtaatgtcagaaaaagtgaacTCGATTCATCTGCAATTTAATTTCTGCTGTCTAGTCTTACAATTGTAGTCTAAAGTAAAATCTTAAAGACGAGGAAGAGGACCAATCTAATTTTTTCTTACACGGCAAACAAGCAGCATTTGTCTTAGGACACTGAGGGCACCATTGTTAACAAGGAGAGAGTACAGTATATAGCACTGAAGACTCAGCTGTTGCTGTGTGGGGCATGAACTCAGAATGTCAACAGACAGAGGGGGCATTTTCATTGAAATTAGCATGACATCCTGGCACAACAGAAAGGAAGGCAGGGACCCCTCCACTTATTTTTACTCTCTGTGGGCCAAACTTTATTATGCCCCTTATTATCACTGGCACCATCAGTCTGACCAGTTCACTATTGCTGGTTGCTCCCTGTCATGTGCTCTGGGACCACACTCTGTtcccctctacacacacacacacacacacacacacacacacacacacacacacacacacacacacacacacacacacacacacacacacacacacacacacacacacacacacacacacacacacacactatgtcgACTCAGCCATGCCTTTTTTAAGTCCAGGATCAGTGTTCCTAAATTTGTGCACCAGCCTCAGTGTCTGCTTTTAATAACATGCAGTCTATTCTAATATCAGTATATATTTCTCACATTATCCCAGTACCTTAAGTTGACTGGAGCAGCCGTACTGTATGAGCGGTGTGAACGTGGTCAGCTGCAGCTCGGCGTCCGACTGCAGCACGTTGCCGACCAGATTGGGCATCTTGGTGACGTTGTAACCGAGACCCTGGCACATGCTGATTCGGATCGGGTCGCAGGTCATTTCCTCCACCTCATCGCCGAAAGCCTGCACCACGCAGAGCGGACCGACCAGCCCGGACAAGACGAGCAGTGCTGCCCCGCTGAACGACACCATCATCCCGGGCATGGTCACCGCGACACTGAGCGGCTGTCGTCTGTAAATATTGGCACAGGTGATATCCCCCCTCAGACACAAAGTTAGGTTCGGTCGCCCTGGAAACTGCTGCGGGTGTAGTCCAGCAGGATTGGAGCGCGTGTAGTCCTTGCGTTTTTGGATGCTATAGTATCCAACTCAGAACCATTCAGTAGAGTAAAATATCCAGAAAGCAGCCGTGAATCATTGCGAGATCTGTGCGTaatcaaaacttaaaaaaaaagtttaaataacgtctgcagtttaaaaaaagcaacctACATTAGGATACATCCCGCAGTCCTTGCGTTGTTCCCCGTTAATAACTCCGTGTGGAGAAGCGCAGCGATACAGAGCTCTGCTTTTGCGCCTACTGCCTGCAAGATCCAGCTCTAAACTTTATTGTGTCTGTGAGGAGAGACAGTTTTGCCCGTCCAGAGGGGAGCCGACCAATCCGTGCGCGGGAGTTTGGTTTCCCTGGCCAACCCCTGACCAGGAGGGCGGGATCTAAGAGAAAAATAGAAGAGCAAGcatctcctcccctctccctctttcccctctccttCTTCATAATTTTCTCATCTTCTGTCTTCTTGTTTCATCCTATTCTGTTCTTTCCTCACTGtgttccctcctctcctcctgcaAAGAAAATCAACAAGCGTTCCCCAACTAATTCTGACAATATCCAGAACCTGTATTTAAACTGGCTGATGTGGCTTACATGTTTTTATTGGCCgtattttttagaaaataagcATCTGAAAAGTTGATTTTTCAGTTtgagtgtgttttttattttatatttaaagttCCTTAAGGTCTTTTAAGCCTGTCTGGAACTTCACCACAGGTTCCACTCTCCCTCTTTAAAGGCCCGTCAGCTCTAAGTGCTCATGACATTGTAATTGAAAGTAGGGCCTTAAGTGATGCTGAAGCATTGGAAATCTGTTTTGCATTGCAATGAATGCACATACTTGACAGGTTTTGTTAACTCATGGCACCCTGGGAGAAGACTTCTCTTTTACAGCATGAAACTAGCAGTGAAGTGTTGTTTTggcttttcagtgttgtaaaaGTGGACTTGGGTTTGGGTTTGTTGCAAATATTTCAGAAAGAGGAAAGCTCAAGACATGTTTGATTTGTGTATTCTACCAAGTCATTTGTACAATTTGGAGGCTGTTAAAGCATCTGTCTTGTGTAATTAAACTCAATTTAAGAGCTCCACGGACCTTTTCAAATACCACACATACCTGAAACATATTCTAATGTCACTTTGCCCAGACTTTAAATGGAACAAGATTCAAATACGATTCAACCAACAGAGACTTAAAGTAAGtgatgctttgtttttttttaagtaccaTATTTAACAGCAGCATTATTTACTTAAGTTTCAAGTAGTAACcctcaaaacaacaaaatttGGGCGGGATCATTTGGTATTGACACACTTGACTCAGAAACACGTACACATTCATGCACACTACACAATGAGGAAGTGCAGCTGGGCCCCAAATATGTGCCTTTTTTAAAATCTCAAACCCATTTATCGTCTTCTGCACAACGCAGCGAAACACGAGGAACCAAAACATATGGATTTGTAGGCAGACAAGAAAAATGAGCAGGCTTGCAGAGAAACAAAGTATTTGTCCATCGGTACTAATCCTTTCCTTAGCTCTTATTTCTTCACCTGGCATGTCTGTCATGTTTTGTGTTCAGGTATAATTGCTTTATAAGAGATCCACACAAGAAACTtacaacatgaaaacaaacatcagCAGTCTGGGTTGGCTCGTCGGCTGCTGGGTTTTTTTCCTCTGGATTATACCGATTATTATTAAGTGAGTCCGTGATGACAATTGATTGGCAGCAGCAATGACCTCTCCACCCCCGAACCTcagcacacacacttttctttctgctcgcgcgcgcacacacacacacgcacacacacacacacacacacacacacacacacacacacacacacacaccccatccCCCTCTGCTGCTCTTTGACTGAACCTGGGGTCAAGACCTGAAGTAATTAGCACTGAGCTGAAACAATAGAGTGTGCCCTGGAGCTGATGGTTATCAGgggcgtggtgtgtgtgtgtgtgtgtgtgtgtgtgcgcgtggggAAAAGAAAGAAGTGAATGGATgggaacatgaaatacaataCAACCAAATCACAGCTCAATCTCAATTTGAGCCaagagaaaagacaaacaaattACCAGTTATACTTTATCCACTTTTACACACTTGAGCAAGTCAATTAATTGAGGTAGTTCATTTTAACAGTAGATTCAGAGAAGAAGAGTCAGGCAAACAGAGAGATAAAGGAGGGTGAAGTAAGGATCTGCAGCAGCACATTATCAGCCCGATCCACCAGCACACTCCGTCACCTCTGTTTACTTTCACAGTAGAGTGTGAATAGCAGGGGTGAGCAGACAACGTGTTGGAATTGACAGACTAATGACCATCACACTGAATGGATAATGACCACAGTTACCCTTTAAGCCATAAAACCACTGAGTTAATAATCAAACAGGCCATTAAAATTGACATTTAACTAAGTAGGCCTAAGGTAGGTAAGGTAAGCAAAGAAAGAGTGGACTGCTGGTTTTAAAACCGTTTGTACATTGGTACATCTAAGGTCACAGCTCAGATGTGTACATGTCTTAAAAGATATGAATAAAGCTGATATAAGCTGGTTATGAACCCACAATGAGTTTATTTTCTGGCCATTCTACTTCTATGCACAACTCTCTTTCTGACCAA from Perca fluviatilis chromosome 2, GENO_Pfluv_1.0, whole genome shotgun sequence includes the following:
- the fzd4 gene encoding frizzled-4 — protein: MPGMMVSFSGAALLVLSGLVGPLCVVQAFGDEVEEMTCDPIRISMCQGLGYNVTKMPNLVGNVLQSDAELQLTTFTPLIQYGCSSQLKFFLCSVYVPMCTDKVPIPIGPCGSMCLSVKRKCLPVLHEFGFIWPEVLNCSLFPPQNDHNHMCMEGPGDEDPPYQPVRHPPHQEECQALGSEPDQYTWLKQTETCTLQCGYDSGLYRRGAKVFTDAWMAVWAVLCFLSTTLTVLTFLLDSQRFSYPERPIIFLSMCCNLYSVAYLVRLTLGRERVSCDIDATAVPILVQEGLKSTGCAIVFLLLYFFGMASSLWWVILTLTWFLAAGLKWGHEAIEMHSSYFHIAAWAIPAVKTIVILIMRLVDADDLTGLCYVGNQQQEALTGFVVAPLATYLLIGTLFICAGLVALFKIRSNLQKDGAKTDKLERLMVKIGVFSVLYTVPASTVIGCYLYQLSHWGEFRASTRDSYVASEMLRIFMSLLVGITSGMWIWSAKTLHTWQRCSARLLRDSRASRGGKRAPGEGWIKPGKGNETVV